DNA sequence from the Prodigiosinella aquatilis genome:
CAGCCATCACGCCCCAGAGCGCGGCCATCGTGCAGAGCGTATTGATGACCGAAAAATCAATCGCGCTGGTATAAATCAGAAACAGATAAAGTGCACCGGCAATGAGGGCAAAGCGCCAATCACTTCAGTCTGCCTGTGTTGTGTGGTGTAATTCGTATGCCCAGACGCCATAAAATCCGAGTGTTATCAGACAAAGGATGACATAGGGAATACGGTTGTTTTTACAATCACTCAGAAACATCATGCTCTCCTCAATATTCCGAAGGGTAGGCTTCCGGTCCACTGGATGGCTGCGTCGCGTTCACGACGTCAGCATCAGACTGGCCGTGCTCAAGCTTTTCAATGTCACTGAGCATTGCCGATAACTCACAGGATGACGCTTTGCGCTTCCATGCCTGGCGGTAACGCACTTTTAATGCGCCGAGCCTGATACGTTGCTCCCGATTTTTCACCACGTTTCCCCCTTTTTATGCTGCTGCTCCCCGCCCCAACACCCGGACACGCAGCGTTTCCGGTGCCCGACGCCCGCTGACCGGCACCCGTACAACCTGATTCATCAGCGTCAGCATCAGCATGGCTCGCCTGGCTCCGTTGGGTTCGTCCCAAACTGCTTCCAGCCCTTCAAACACCCCGCTGAGAACCTCCACCCGGTCACCGTGCACCGGAATAGTCGGTGCGGGTGAAAGGCAGTCATGGGTTTTCAGCCGCTCCACCACTTCATCGGGCACCACTGATGGCATGCCGCCAAAACTGATTAAGGACGACACACCCCTTGTGCTTTTGATGGTGGTGGTGTGAATGATCTCCGGATCAAAACGCACGAAGATGTAACCGGGGAAAAGTGCCTGGGGTGACACCGTTTTAATCTGCGGGCTGCCAAGTAACATGGGTGTAATAACTTGTGCCGTATAAAGCGGCAGAAAACATGTCACCCCCTGATTGTCCAAATGCTGTTGTGCGCGTTTTTCCTGTGAATACTGCGTCTGTGCAACGTACCAGTGTTCCATATCCCTTCCCCCTGTCAGTTAATGGTATCGCCCAGTTTCAGCTGGCTCGCCTGACGCAACACTTCGTCAGGATTGAGGACGGCGGCGCGGGTGATGTTATTCACCTGCGTGGAGGCATTACCGGCCACCTGCTGCACGTTGTTCTGCGCGCCCCCTTTTTTGTCTTTATCCGCTTCAATGTCTTCAATGGTTTCCAGACGGAAGCCCTGCTGGAAGACCACGGTCACGCTGTTGCCCGCGCCGATATCAATCACCGGGTGATACTGCTCAGCCCGTTTTATCCAGTACTGACTGAGTGTGTCAGCCGCCTTGCTGGCACCGCCACCAATCCCCTGCTTAAACACATCACCGGCGCCCACCGACGCCGTGGCACCCAGCCCGACAGATGGTGTCGCAGCTGACTTGATGCCTTCCCCGAAGCCAGAGAGCAGCCCAGCCATACCGGCGTAGCCGATGATCTGACCGTTACGCATCACCGGCTTGCCGCGGATACCCTGCTTGCCCTGATAGGCGACGTGCCCGTCAAATGGCATGTCGATATGCTTACCACTTTTCAGGATACAGCTGATGTTTTTGGTTCTGACCTCACCGCGTTCGCTGGAAATGTCCCCCCAAATTTCGCCCGTGACGCGGCACTGGTCCATGTTGTAGGTTTTGCCGTTGGGCATGGAGACATCACCAATCAGAGTGATGACCACAGGAGACGTGTTTTGCTGACCCGTCACACTGGCGTTGGCATCTGCCCCTTCAATCATTACCGCTTCCGAGAAGGAGCCGGACGGTATCCACGGCAGTTTGGTTTTCTTTGCCTGCAGTGAGGTATAGCTGAAGGTTTTACTGGTCATGCCCCCCAGATGACCCGTGCCAGTGCTGGGGTAAAAACCTGCGCCCTGTCCCTGACCTTGCCCCGGATAAAACTGATTGCCTTGCCCGCCCCCCGGCCCACGGTTGGGGTAGGTGACGTTCCATTGCGCGGGACTGGCCGGTCCGGTTGTCCCCATACCAGGGCCGGTGGGGGTAACGGGCACCGGCTGACTTGCCGCTGGCGTCGCCGGCGGCTGACTTTGCAGCTTACTCATGGCGTCCATGATTTTGGCGAGCTGTTGTTTGAGTGCTTCATTTTGCTGTTGCTGGTCTGTTTTGAGCTGGTTCACGCTGCTTTCCAGCGCCGAGGTTTTGTTTTGCTGCTGGGCCAGCGCCGCCGTGGCGAGGTTATCCGTAAAAGAGCTGGTGACCACGCTGCCGGTCATATCCACCACTTTGGGCTTGGTCGCGTTCTTCAGCGACGCCTGATGGTGGGTATAGGCCCATATTCCGCCCCCGACACCGAGGGCCACTGCAACGCACACGGCGGTCATCACCCACTGTTTGCGGCGAGTAGTGGTGTTGATGTTGCTCATACCCCGCCCTCCGTCGCCGTGGAGAAGATAACCCACACGTAACCTTCGCCGCTGGCGTAGAGGTTATGGGTGGACAACATCACGGCACGGACACCCTTCTGCCAAAACTGCTTTTCTGACAGCGGACGCGTGATGTAACCGGTGTTTTTCATGCGATAACGCATGACCAGCAGGTGCGAGCCGACCAGTTGGCGTTCAGGGGTCAGCAGGACACCCGGCATCGGATTGTAGGCTGGTCCTCGCGCCGCTTTGGCTTCGATATAGCTGTCAGGTACGCCGCCGTTCACCACCGTGCGGGCCACGCTCACCAGCGTTTTCTCCCACGGCTGGCTTTCCTCCCAGACTTTCGCATCCGGGTTGGCCTTAAGCGGCACCGAAGCGGGGATAAGGTGCAACGTATGCCCGCTGCCCGGCTTTGGCGTCACGTCCAGAGAGGCGCCGATGCCGTTGGCCGTTTCCAGAAAAAGCGTGAAGTTCTGACCGGTAAGCGGAGTGATAAGCAGTGCCCCGTCTTCCGTGTTTTCCTGGGTAAAGGCACCGTCCGGGCCGGTGACGCGGGTGATAAGTTCACCCTCGATGACAATTTTGTTCGGGCTGGTATTGCTCAGTTGCGCTTTCAGATGCGCATCGTTTTCAAATACGGTGCCAGCCGGGCCACTGACGGCGGCCATCGCCGCCGGAGTGAGGCAGAGGCCGGCGACGAACGCGGCAAGAAGTCGTGCTTTCATGCGGTTATCCCTGATGCTGTTTTGACACGGGTTGAGGGGGCTGCACTTCGGGGAAGGCGGTCAGACGGATGATGCCGTCCACATATTTCACGTTGAGCCGGTAAGCTTTATGCACATCAGGGATGTCTAGCTTCAGGTTGCCGTTAGAGGTGCTGGCTGAGAGCGTGCCGGTGACGACGATGTCACCGGTCGCGGGGTCGAATGCTTCATCCTCGATGCGAAAAACCGTGGAAATACCGTTCTTCTTGATGTAATCCGCCTCGACCGCCAGCGCTTTTTTTAGCTCAGAGCGGGCTTCGGGCGGCACCCAGCGCAACAGGGTCGCATGCTGACTGTCAACGGTGTCCGGCGTGACACTCAGGCGTAAGTTAACAAAAGAGCGCACCAGCATGTTGTTCAGATTGGCATCCCCCTGCGACGCATCGGAGGTAAATGACCGGTCAAACAACATGGGGGTAGTGATGGTTTTTTGCGTGGTCGCAAAATGCCAGGCCATTGCGCCGGTGATGCAGGTGCCCACCAGGCTTAATGCCAGCAGTGAACCGAGTGAGGCCAGCGCCAATATCGTCACCCGGTTTCGCGTTTCTTTCACTTGATACTTCATCGTTTCTTCCTTCGGGCAGGGAAAAGGCGCCACCCGAAAGTGGCGCATACGCTACTGCATCCAGTGACGGTTACCTGAATCAGGCACCCGCCTGAACTGCACCCGGAAAAGTACCGTTGGCAGATACCAGTAAAGAAGGTTTAAGAGCCACCATGAGCCCTGCCCTTTTTTAAGGTGTCGAATAAGAAGCCAAAGGACGGCACCCACACACAGCATCACGATAAAAATGTCGCAGAAGAACCCTGTCACCCCGCAGGCGAAAAGCACAAAAGCTTCCTCGGGTGGCAGTCCGGCAACGCGTTTTTGCTGATTGAGAGTTTCCGGGAATCGATATTTCAACGAGTCCTGGTCCATAGAAGGAATTAATTAATGAGGGCGAAGAAAGCGCGGGTGATAAGGATGAGCATAATAAGGCCAGCAAATACCATCGGGTTACGGGTTTTAATAAAACCGGTCACCGACACGATAATTTCCGCCACGTATAACACCCACTCCACCGTCGAACCGTGACCAAAAGTATCATTGGCATCCGCTTTTTGCGTGGCCATTAAATCTGTTGCGTGAACCAGGTGAGGGGAAATAACGACCGCAAGGGCCAGTGCAAAGAAAATAAGATTTCGCCGGGCGGCGGGAGACTGCGAAATAACGGGTTTAATACGGTGAGAATAAAAAGCACTAAAGTAAAATGGGAGGTTGCCGATAACCCCCTTCTGGAGATTATGTCCCCCTTCAGGCAAAGCTACCGCTACCCCTTCCGTCATACCGGAATCGGTCATCACTGATTTCATTATGAAAAACCTCGATTTAAGTAATAAAAATGTCAGCGTGCGTAAACAGACGTAACGCCCGCCTATCTTACATTGAGTCAAAAAAAAAAAAACTGTGACACATGTCACAGTTTTTTCAGTTTCTAAGATATTTCTTATCATCCACCGGTAGTAGGCTCACACTCTCATTTCCTGTGTTATTTCAATCAGGCACAAAAATATGAAAGTAAAAGAGAAGATATACGAACGGCGCGGCCGTCCGAGAAAATATACGATGGGCGAAGTGCGTTACCGCGTACTCTGGGCGCCTGAAAATCTGCTGCTGGAGTTGCGCATTGCCGCCCGCGTTCGCGGGGTAAGCATGAATGATGAGGTGGTAGGCCGGTTGATTCAGTCGCTGGATTTCACCCCAAAAAAACCCATTATTAAAACTGAGGAAGGAGAGCGATTATTAGCCCTGGCCCGTTTGTTTGATGAGTTTATTCAGGCGCATCTGGATATGCTGCGGGAAAAATATGCCCAGGAAGCAACGGTGGTGGATGATAAACGGCAGTTTGTGGCCGGTAAAATGCGCCGCTTCAGCAGCAGTTTCCCGGTTAATTTAAAAAAGGACATGGAAATCAGCGCGCGGTTTAATCAGCGCAGTATGAATCAGGAAATCGTTCAGCGCCTGTTAGGGTCACTCAATTATTTCACTGAGCAGCAGTTGCCCGAAAATGAGGAAATAAAACGACTGCGTTCGCTGGCGATGCTGTTCGATGAATTCATTGTGTCGAAGGTGGCGGTGGCGGAGAACCCGTTAACGAATAAGGAAAATAACGAATCGGGATCTTAGTTATCCCGATAAGATATGCCGGGCAGCCAGCCCGGCATAAACTTCACTCTTCTGCGATAAAATGTTTTGATTCCAACATGTCTTCGGCGGCGCTCATGCCGGAGAGGTTTCTGTCGAGCAGTTCCTCCAGTTTTTCATTCCCGCTCTCACCGCGCAGCTGCAAATACATTTCTGACATCATGGCCATCATAATGCTGATACCCTCACGGCTGCCGGAAACTTTCCGTATTAAATCCCGGTTAAACCCTTCCTGGTCAAAGCTATTTCCTTCTCCCTGGTGTTTTTTCACCATCAGCCCGATGTTAACCAGTTCATTGACCACGGAGGAAAAGTTCACCTCGCCGTGCGTGGCACCGTTTTGCAACTCAATCTGCACCAGCTCCAGCACTTCCCTTTCGGTTTTTTCTTTGAAATAAATATTGCGTCTGGCCATCTCTTTTTCCTGTGTGTCCGGCAGTGTTTTATTGCCGGTGATGTTCGCGTTATTTCCCGAGGTATTAGGCAACCGCATGGGTGAGATAAAGCGAAAAGTGTTATTCTGTTGATGGCGATTATTCTGCCGAAACTCAGTGTGTGTCAATACGGCACTGCAAATTAACCTCGTCCGTTTTGGTTGGGGTATGTTAATCCGGCACTGTGGGAGAATTTCATGTGTGTCAATCAGGCACTACATGCCGCTTTGGGGTGTGTTAATCCAGCACTACACGGTATTTTGATGTGTGTTAATCAGGCACTATGCCGTAAATAAGAGTGTGTGGATTAAGCACCACACACCATTGTTAACTATTTAATTTATTGATATTTAACAAAACACACCATTACCACACCATATAGTGCTGGTTAGGGTGCCGGATTGACACACTATCAGGCACTGTAAGAACACACAATACGGCACCTCACTAACACACCATTCAGCACTGCAAAGTGTACTAATTAGCACACACTTTCCGGTATACTTGTAAAATTACATTAAAAATCACGGTTAAGCTAATGAATTACAACAATAAAACCGCAAGATGAAATCTTGCGTGGGGTGTGATGTAAGTTGTAAGAAAAAGCGGCCTGGTGAAATATCCCTATTCTGTTGATTTATTTAATTCCGTGGTGACATCAGAAGGCGTTCGCAGAGCGCCCTGTGCGCGTCTGTAACTAATTATCTTGCATCGGGAAAGGTGAAAGCGTATTTTCGCCAGAAATCACGCCGCGCTTATCCGGCGCATTCCTGGGGAATATAAAATAATGAAGTGGTGTGCTCTGCTCACGCTGGCGGCGGTTTTTTCCGCCCAGGCCAGCCCGGAAATGTGTTTTAACAAGGCGGGACGCGATTACGGTATTGATCCGCTTTTACTGACCGCAATTTCAATAAAAGAATCGCGGCTCAGAATGGACGCCATTAATGACCGTAACCGTAATAAAACAGAAGATGTCTGCGGCATGCAGGTTAACAGTTCACATTATGCGGCGCTGCGAAAATTTGATATTACCCGTGAACGGTTACTGAAAGAACCCTGTACCTGTATTTACACCGGCGCCTGGGTACTCGCGCACAATTTCCGGGCTTACGGTAAAAACTGGGACAGTGTCGGGATGTATAACACCGGTCCATCACCGAAGCTCATCGTACAGCGACGGGCATACGCAACCGCTATTAAAAATATATATCGCATCCTGCTGGCCACGCAAATGATTCAAAATAAACAAATCATCCAGCGTGGCGAAAATCCGCTTCTGGCCAGGTCAACGGCATCAAACAATACAGATAAAAAAGCAAACAATTAATAATGTAACCACGAGGCGTGCTTATACGTTTTCTGATTTTATGGCACGGGAATGGAAATACTTCTGGGCGAGTATCGGGTAATGATGGGAAATATCCGGCGCTTTTCGATTGCGCCGGAGTGATAAAAAGCTACCAATCAAAAACATCGTGACCGTCGAGTGTTTCAGCGTCAGGATCAAAACAAATCATCCCGATTTGATGTTGTTCGCGCATACAAAACACCAACTTTCTCACGGGTTTTGAAATGCCCATCTCTTTTAATTTCAATACCGGATACTGGTATTCACGCAGCATTAAAATATAACCATAGCCGGTGTCAAATACCCAGGGGAATTTTTCACAGACGTATTGCGATAAGATTTCGCCATCGCTCGCCATTATATGCCGCATACTGCATGTCATACCGTTAATCTTTTCCATCTTCTCCACCTTATACAGAGGGAGAGTAAACGCTCTCCCTATTTAAACAGCAGACTCTTATACCTTCATTTTTTTAAACTGTTCGGCAATCATCCACAGCGCCCGGTTTAATTTCACGTCGCCGTCAATCCCGTTAACCGCCCGCGTCGTGGTGCGTTTTCCTTTTTCGCTGCGGCCGGTTAATCCCCCCTTAATCATATTTTCCTGCACCCGCTGAAAGGTCACCCACAAATCATTCTGACAGTCTTCGCGGCGGCGCGGCATTAATACACTCGCCGGAGTCACGGGGATTTTTTTATCCTCTTCCCCGTAGCGATACATGAGCGCCGCCTGGGCGAACAGGTCTTGTTCGTCACGGTTGAGGGGAATGTCTTTCATGATATTCATGTGCTCATCGACCTTGTCAAAGATGCCGAGCACCTCATACGCTCCCTCGATAACCTGCCCGGTCACATCGCCTTTGTGCGGAACCCTGACTTCGCCAAAGTCCTCACCGCACACCATGCCGTTCGCGCATACAAATCTGAAAATGCCGGGCAACATCTGATAACTGCTGCTGCCGTCGTGTGAATTAAGCAGGATAATTTCCGGCACTTCGCTGCTGGTGATCTGCTGCTCGCGGCGCAGCCGCAGCATGTGTTTGGTGTGGCCTTTCCGGGCTTCATCCCGCACGCGTGTCTGACAGGCAAAGAACGGCTGAAAGCCTTCTTTTCGCAGGCTGTCGAGCAGCTGGATGGTCGGAATATAGGTATAACGCTTACTGCGGGAGCCGTGTTTTTCTTCAGAAAACACGCTCGGGACGACGCTGGCCAGCTCGTCATTGGTTAGCGGGCGGTCACGGCGGATCTGATTTTTGGCACCAAAGCGGGACGCTAAACGCATAATATTATCCTCGATGTTGATCATGTTGTTGGGTCAGGTGTGATTCATGAAAAGCGCGCCGGGCAGTTGACGTTCACCGACGCTATTCCTCTTCAAACAGTTCATTGCGCAGGTCGCAGTAGGCGTTTGCCGTGCGGACAACTTCCTCGTCCGTGAGCGTCAGACCTTTCTTTTCCGCCGCCTGCAAAAACACCGCCTGGTCTTTTTCCGGCAGGCGTTTCAGGTGCGCGACGACGCTGGAAGTCAGGGTGTACTCGTAAATTTCGGCATGTTGGCCGCAGGTGTTGCCTGCATAAATTTCCAGCCGGGAAATCACCACGTCCGCGCGGATCACATCGAACGGATGGGAAGACGAAATGTCAGTAATAAAGCCGTCCATGCGCAGGGTCGTGGTTTTTCCACATCTTTCGGAAGATTCAGGAGCGGCGGTCTTGACGTTTTGTGTGTGCATTCTTCAGGTCCCCTTCAGGTTAAATGTCATCTCTCGGTGAGTTCTTTCGCGGCAAAGGGCAACGGAGTACCGGCGCAGGCTGACAACAAGGGGCGGAGACAAAAGTTTTTTGAGGTACGAGGAAAAGTTTTGTCGGAGTTTATTTACCCCTTGGGGGAAGACCAGGCGGTGCTACGTTAAGCCCGCGCGAAAGGGCTTACCGCGAGATGGATAACCGCAACCGGCAGAATGCACACACCCGACGACGAGGAACGAGGCGGCGACCTCAGCGGCCGGTTTACCGGCCAGTGTCCGTGCGGCGGCGAAGCCGGCTGCGGGGGTTGACCTGGCCGTTGCCATCAGACCCTGGCCGTTGCCATCAGACCCTAGCCGTAGGCCGTAACCCCTGCGGGGTTACGCGGAGATTACCGGCTTGCCGGTTAGCGCAGTCGGGCTCGACGACCGGCCGCAGGTCGGGAGCCGAAGGGGGCCAAGCCCTGGGGGTGATTTATCCTGGGAGAAATGGCCAGGAGAATGTCGGAAAGAATGCGCACAGAAAAAATGACGCGCAGCAGCTGCACGACGAAGAAGAGCGAAAGCCTGGAGAGAAAGAGAACGACGGGAAAGCAGGAGACAAGCCCCCGGAA
Encoded proteins:
- a CDS encoding relaxosome protein TraM → MARRNIYFKEKTEREVLELVQIELQNGATHGEVNFSSVVNELVNIGLMVKKHQGEGNSFDQEGFNRDLIRKVSGSREGISIMMAMMSEMYLQLRGESGNEKLEELLDRNLSGMSAAEDMLESKHFIAEE
- a CDS encoding DUF5983 family protein, yielding MEKINGMTCSMRHIMASDGEILSQYVCEKFPWVFDTGYGYILMLREYQYPVLKLKEMGISKPVRKLVFCMREQHQIGMICFDPDAETLDGHDVFDW
- a CDS encoding DUF932 domain-containing protein — protein: MRLASRFGAKNQIRRDRPLTNDELASVVPSVFSEEKHGSRSKRYTYIPTIQLLDSLRKEGFQPFFACQTRVRDEARKGHTKHMLRLRREQQITSSEVPEIILLNSHDGSSSYQMLPGIFRFVCANGMVCGEDFGEVRVPHKGDVTGQVIEGAYEVLGIFDKVDEHMNIMKDIPLNRDEQDLFAQAALMYRYGEEDKKIPVTPASVLMPRRREDCQNDLWVTFQRVQENMIKGGLTGRSEKGKRTTTRAVNGIDGDVKLNRALWMIAEQFKKMKV
- the traB gene encoding F-type conjugal transfer pilus assembly protein TraB; this translates as MSNINTTTRRKQWVMTAVCVAVALGVGGGIWAYTHHQASLKNATKPKVVDMTGSVVTSSFTDNLATAALAQQQNKTSALESSVNQLKTDQQQQNEALKQQLAKIMDAMSKLQSQPPATPAASQPVPVTPTGPGMGTTGPASPAQWNVTYPNRGPGGGQGNQFYPGQGQGQGAGFYPSTGTGHLGGMTSKTFSYTSLQAKKTKLPWIPSGSFSEAVMIEGADANASVTGQQNTSPVVITLIGDVSMPNGKTYNMDQCRVTGEIWGDISSERGEVRTKNISCILKSGKHIDMPFDGHVAYQGKQGIRGKPVMRNGQIIGYAGMAGLLSGFGEGIKSAATPSVGLGATASVGAGDVFKQGIGGGASKAADTLSQYWIKRAEQYHPVIDIGAGNSVTVVFQQGFRLETIEDIEADKDKKGGAQNNVQQVAGNASTQVNNITRAAVLNPDEVLRQASQLKLGDTIN
- a CDS encoding TraE/TraK family type IV conjugative transfer system protein, which codes for MKYQVKETRNRVTILALASLGSLLALSLVGTCITGAMAWHFATTQKTITTPMLFDRSFTSDASQGDANLNNMLVRSFVNLRLSVTPDTVDSQHATLLRWVPPEARSELKKALAVEADYIKKNGISTVFRIEDEAFDPATGDIVVTGTLSASTSNGNLKLDIPDVHKAYRLNVKYVDGIIRLTAFPEVQPPQPVSKQHQG
- the traL gene encoding type IV conjugative transfer system protein TraL, with the protein product MDQDSLKYRFPETLNQQKRVAGLPPEEAFVLFACGVTGFFCDIFIVMLCVGAVLWLLIRHLKKGQGSWWLLNLLYWYLPTVLFRVQFRRVPDSGNRHWMQ
- a CDS encoding type IV conjugative transfer system pilin TraA: MKSVMTDSGMTEGVAVALPEGGHNLQKGVIGNLPFYFSAFYSHRIKPVISQSPAARRNLIFFALALAVVISPHLVHATDLMATQKADANDTFGHGSTVEWVLYVAEIIVSVTGFIKTRNPMVFAGLIMLILITRAFFALIN
- a CDS encoding lytic transglycosylase domain-containing protein, encoding MKWCALLTLAAVFSAQASPEMCFNKAGRDYGIDPLLLTAISIKESRLRMDAINDRNRNKTEDVCGMQVNSSHYAALRKFDITRERLLKEPCTCIYTGAWVLAHNFRAYGKNWDSVGMYNTGPSPKLIVQRRAYATAIKNIYRILLATQMIQNKQIIQRGENPLLARSTASNNTDKKANN
- a CDS encoding Arc family DNA-binding protein; its protein translation is MKVKEKIYERRGRPRKYTMGEVRYRVLWAPENLLLELRIAARVRGVSMNDEVVGRLIQSLDFTPKKPIIKTEEGERLLALARLFDEFIQAHLDMLREKYAQEATVVDDKRQFVAGKMRRFSSSFPVNLKKDMEISARFNQRSMNQEIVQRLLGSLNYFTEQQLPENEEIKRLRSLAMLFDEFIVSKVAVAENPLTNKENNESGS
- the rfaH gene encoding transcription/translation regulatory transformer protein RfaH; translated protein: MEHWYVAQTQYSQEKRAQQHLDNQGVTCFLPLYTAQVITPMLLGSPQIKTVSPQALFPGYIFVRFDPEIIHTTTIKSTRGVSSLISFGGMPSVVPDEVVERLKTHDCLSPAPTIPVHGDRVEVLSGVFEGLEAVWDEPNGARRAMLMLTLMNQVVRVPVSGRRAPETLRVRVLGRGAAA
- the traK gene encoding F-type conjugal transfer protein TraK translates to MKARLLAAFVAGLCLTPAAMAAVSGPAGTVFENDAHLKAQLSNTSPNKIVIEGELITRVTGPDGAFTQENTEDGALLITPLTGQNFTLFLETANGIGASLDVTPKPGSGHTLHLIPASVPLKANPDAKVWEESQPWEKTLVSVARTVVNGGVPDSYIEAKAARGPAYNPMPGVLLTPERQLVGSHLLVMRYRMKNTGYITRPLSEKQFWQKGVRAVMLSTHNLYASGEGYVWVIFSTATEGGV